The following proteins are encoded in a genomic region of Oncorhynchus masou masou isolate Uvic2021 chromosome 32, UVic_Omas_1.1, whole genome shotgun sequence:
- the LOC135526177 gene encoding histone deacetylase 3, whose amino-acid sequence MSNRTAYFYDPDVGNFHYGAGHPMKPHRLSLTHSLVLHYGLYKKMQVFKPYKASQHDMCRFHSEDYIDFLQKVSPNNMQGFTKSLNTFNVGDDCPVFPGLFEFCSRYTGASLQGATQLNHKICDIAINWAGGLHHAKKFEASGFCYVNDIVISILELLKYHPRVLYIDIDIHHGDGVQEAFYLTDRVMTVSFHKYGNYFFPGTGDMYEVGAESGRYYCLNVPLRDGIDDQSYRQLFQPVIKQVVDFYQPTCIVLQCGADSLGCDRLGCFNLSIRGHGECVEFVKSFRIPLLVLGGGGYTVRNVARCWTYETSLLVDEPISDELPYSEYFEYFAPDFTLHPDVSTRIENQNSRQYLEQIRSTVFENLKMLNHAPSVQIHDVPSDILSYERTDEGDPDERGSEDNYSRPEAANEFYDGDHDNDKESDVEI is encoded by the exons ATGTCCAATAGAACAGCATATTTTTATGATCCGGACGTGGGGAACTTTCATTATG GTGCTGGTCACCCTATGAAACCCCATCGTCTCTCTCTGACGCACAGCCTTGTTTTGCACTATGGCCTATACAAAAAGATGCAG GTTTTCAAACCATACAAAGCCTCCCAACATGACATGTGCCGATTTCACTCAGAAGATTACATTGACTTTCTTCAGAAGGTCAGCCCCAACAATATGCAGGGCTTCACAAAGAGTCTCAACACCTTCAATGTGGGGGATGACTG CCCTGTATTCCCGGGCCTGTTTGAGTTCTGCTCCAGGTATACCGGAGCGTCACTACAGGGAGCAACACAGCTAAACCACAAG ATATGTGACATTGCCATCAACTGGGCTGGGGGTCTTCATCATGCTAAGAAATTTGAG gccTCTGGATTTTGCTATGTGAATGACATTGTCATCAGTATACTGGAGCTTTTGAA ATACCACCCACGTGTGCTCTACATAGACATTGACATTCACCATGGCGATGGGGTGCAGGAAGCCTTTTACCTGACTGATCGGGTCATGACTGTATCCTTCCACAAGTATGGGAACTACTTTTTCCCAGGCACAG GTGACATGTATGAGGTGGGGGCTGAGAGCGGCCGTTACTACTGCCTGAACGTGCCTCTCCGGGATGGGATCGATGACCAGA GCTACAGGCAACTCTTTCAGCCAGTCATTAAGCAAGTGGTGGACTTCTACCAGCCAACCTGTATCGTTCTTCAG TGTGGGGCTGACTCTCTGGGCTGTGACCGACTAGGATGCTTCAACCTCAGTATACGAGGCCATGG GGAATGTGTGGAGTTTGTAAAAAGCTTCAGGATTCCCCTGCTGGTGCTGGGAGGAGGGGGGTACACAGTACGCAATGTGGCCAGATGCTG GACCTATGAGACCTCCCTCCTAGTCGATGAGCCAATTAGTGATGAGCTGCCCTATAGTG aGTACTTTGAGTATTTTGCTCCAGACTTCACACTCCACCCAGATGTGAGCACCAGGATAGAGAACCAGAATTCAAGACAG TACCTGGAGCAGATACGTTCGACGGTCTTTGAGAACTTGAAGATGTTGAACCACGCCCCCAGTGTCCAGATCCACGACGTGCCCTCCGACATCCTGAGCTACGAGCGTACTGACGAGGGAGACCCAGATGAGAGGGGCTCAGAGGACAACTATTCCAG GCCGGAAGCAGCCAATGAGTTCTATGATGGTGACCATGACAACGACAAGGAGAGCGACGTGGAGATCTGA